Proteins encoded by one window of Aspergillus puulaauensis MK2 DNA, chromosome 4, nearly complete sequence:
- a CDS encoding NAD(P)H-dependent flavin oxidoreductase (COG:S;~EggNog:ENOG410PHSS;~InterPro:IPR013785,IPR004136;~PFAM:PF03060,PF00478;~go_function: GO:0003824 - catalytic activity [Evidence IEA];~go_function: GO:0018580 - nitronate monooxygenase activity [Evidence IEA];~go_process: GO:0055114 - oxidation-reduction process [Evidence IEA]) — protein sequence MTFSTALTRKLGIALPIVQGGMQWVGYAELAAAVSNAGGLGILTALTQPTPEALRKEIRRCRALTKNPFGVNLTLLPALVAPDYSAYAQVILDEGIRIVETAGNNPGPVINQLKNEAEMTILHKCTTIRHAKSAIKLGVDFLSIDGFECAGHVGEHDITSFILLGRARQELEVPFIASGGFADGHGLIAALALGAEGINMGTRFMCTAESPVHRKIKERIVAADENDTELVLRRWRNTQRLFKNGVTADTLNVEKTSTSGEFSEVAPFVSGKRGREVFLNGDPEYGVWTAGQSIGLIHDIPTCGELLTRIEKEARSAMDRIRRMGSAQSTL from the exons ATGACATTCAGCACAGCATTAACCAGGAAGCTCGGTATCGCAT TGCCCATCGTCCAAGGAGGCATGCAATGGGTCGGATACGCAGAACTCGCCGCCGCAGTCAGCAACGCCGGTGGTCTGGGAATA CTTACCGCACTGACCCAACCCACCCCAGAAGCCCTGCGCAAGGAGATCCGTCGGTGTCGCGCACTGACCAAGAACCCGTTCGGCGTGAATCTCACCCTACTCCCTGCCCTCGTTGCGCCAGACTACAGCGCATACGCACAGGTTATTCTCGACGAGGGCATTCGCATTGTCGAGACGGCGGGCAACAATCCCGGGCCTGTTATCAATCAACTTAAAAACGAGGCGGAGATGACAATCTTGCATAAATGCACTACAATCCGCCATGCGAAGTCGGCTATCAAGCTCGGTGTCGACTTTTTGTCTATCGACGGGTTCGAATGTGCAGGACACGTCGGAGAGCATGATATAACCAGCTTTATCCTTCTCGGTCGCGCGCGCCAGGAACTTGAAGTACCCTTTATCGCATCTGGAGGTTTCGCAGATGGCCACGGGCTGATTGCCGCTCTGGCGCTCGGCGCAGAAGGAATTAACATGGGTACGCGGTTTATGTGTACGGCTGAGTCTCCTGTCCATCGAAAGATCAAAGAACGTATCGTTGCAGCGGATGAGAATGACACAGAGTTGGTGCTCCGTCGATGGAGGAATACGCAGCGGCTCTTTAAGAATGGGGTTACGGCGGATACACTGAATGTTGAGAAGACCAGTACCTCGGGGGAGTTCAGCGAGGTTGCTCCTTTTGTGAGTGGAAAGCGTGGGCGTGAGGTGTTCTTGAATGGGGATCCTGAGTATGGG GTCTGGACGGCTGGCCAGTCTATTGGGTTGATCCACGATATCCCTACGTGTGGCGAGCTACTCACTCGAATTGAGAAAGAGGCTAGAAGTGCGATGGATCGCATTCGACGTATGGGCTCTGCACAGAGCACGCTTTAG
- a CDS encoding MAPEG family protein (COG:S;~EggNog:ENOG410PP0K;~InterPro:IPR023352,IPR001129;~PFAM:PF01124;~TransMembrane:2 (o12-29i119-142o)) encodes MSSVHIPGLLRPVIALNGWTFIVEIWMYATRLPVFSRIKEAADPSTLRGEIDKRTPASVRWKADNYNHLLEQPTQFYAIALALAIARYGADDPLDIKLAWGYVGVRVLHSLIQCTTNTIMLRFSVFLVSSGILATMTGRAALLAF; translated from the coding sequence ATGTCGTCCGTCCACATCCCCGGCCTGCTACGGCCCGTCATCGCCCTCAATGGCTGGACCTTCATCGTCGAGATCTGGATGTACGCAACGCGCCTCCCAGTCTTCAGCCGTAtcaaagaagcagccgaTCCCTCCACTCTCCGCGGCGAGATCGACAAACGAACTCCCGCCTCGGTGCGCTGGAAGGCCGACAACTACAACCACCTCCTCGAGCAGCCGACGCAGTTCTACGCCATCGCGCTCGCACTGGCCATCGCGCGGTACGGCGCAGACGACCCCCTCGACATTAAACTTGCCTGGGGGTATGTTGGAGTTCGAGTTTTGCATAGTTTGATCCAGTGCACGACGAATACGATTATGCTGCGCTTTTCGGTGTTTTTGGTCTCGTCCGGTATTTTGGCGACTATGACGGGCAGGGCTGCCTTATTGGCTTTCTAA